One genomic window of Acomys russatus chromosome 29, mAcoRus1.1, whole genome shotgun sequence includes the following:
- the Atp5if1 gene encoding ATPase inhibitor, mitochondrial, which yields MAGSALAARARLGVWGMRVLQTRSFGSDSSDSMDPGAGSIREAGGAFGKREKAEEDRYFREKTREQLAALKKHHEDEIEQHVKEIERLQKQIERHKKKLKTLKDNSN from the exons ATGGCAGGCTCGGCGTTGGCGGCTCGGGCTCGGCTCGGTGTTTGGGGCATGAGGGTCCTGCAAACCCGAAGCTTCGGCTCGGACTCG TCGGACAGCATGGACCCTGGCGCTGGCTCCATCCGAGAAGCCGGTGGGGCCTTCGGAAAGAGGGAGAAGGCCGAAGAGGATCGGTACTTCCG AGAGAAGACGAGAGAGCAGCTGGCTGCCCTGAAGAAACATCACGAAGATGAAATCGAGCAGCACGTGAAGGAGATCGAGCGGCTGCAGAAACAGATTGAGCGGCATAAGAAGAAGCTGAAAACTCTAAAGGACAACAGCAATTAG